CGTGCCGATGCTCGAAGAGGCCTTCGTCTGCGAACCGGAGCAGGCGCTTGCACTGGGCGAGTTCAAGCCGACCTCGGCACGTTCGAAGCGTCGCCAATACCTGCCTGTCTCGACCAAGACGCTGGGCGCGGTCGCGGTTCACGTGGCCGAGGCCGACCCGGCGGCATCGGGCCATTTCGTCGCCGAGATCTTCATTCCCGAGTTGAACAGGTCGATCGGGTCCTGGCGCATCCCGGTGGCCTTCCTGCAGCGCGGCTGGATGACGCTTGGCCTGCAGCGGACCTTTGGCGGCCTGCCGAAAAGCGCACACCTGATGATCTGGTGCGACGGCGATGCCGGCCGGGCGAAGCTGTCGCTTGGACCGGTCAACCCGCTGCCGCTCTACCAGCTGTCGGCGAGCACCGGCGAACCGACGGTTGCGCGCTCCCTGGCGCTGCGTGTCTTCATCGCGCTTCCCGGTGTCGAGCTGAAACACGATGAGCTGTCATTCCTGCCCGATGAGGTGGTCGGCGGAACGCGGCCGCCACCGCCGCGCCTCAACCGGCAGGCCATTCCGCTGTCACAGCTGCAGTCGCCGCGGCTGGTACGGCCGAAAGGCGCCGAAGATCAGGATTTCGACCTGGTACGGCTGATCGAGGCGCAAGGCGCGGTTCTTGTGCATCCGCGCCGCGACGAACCGACGATCGCATTCTGCGAACATTGCATTCCGCCCGGCGCCATCAAGATCATGGCCGACATCATGGTCGACAATCCGGCGGCGCAGACCGTCGGCTTCCGCCTGGGCGTCGTCGGGTCCGCGCCGGTCGACCGCGTCGACATGCATATGGTGGGCGCGGAGCAGTTCGCGTCGTCGTCGCTGCATATCTCGGACTGGACCTTCGTCGGGCCGGGGCGGCAGCTGAGCATCACGCTGCCGCTTGATCCGCCAATCGGCCCGGAAGGCGCGTCGCTGCTGCTGGCGACCCGCATGCCCGATCAGATGTCGGCCGATTTCGCCTGGGCGAAGTTCATGCGGCTGCGCGTCGAGCTCGCCTGATTTTTCGAGACGGAACCAGAGGTGCGACTTTGGACAGCCTGAACATCCCGGATTCCATGATCAGCGGCACGGTTGACGCGCTGCCGGAAAGGCGCGGCGCCGGGCCGGTCATCGCCGTCGTCATCCCGGTCTTCAAACATTCGGTTTTCCTGGCCGAGGCGGTGCAGTCGATCCAGGCGCAGCAGGCCGATTTTCCGATCGTGACGATCATCGTCGATGACGGCTGTCCCTTCGTCGAGACGGCGGTGATGGGCTCGAGCTTGGCGATGGCCTATGACAACGTCGTCTACCTGCGCAAGGTCAATGGCGGCCTGAGCTCCGCGCGCAATCACGGCATCGACCATGCCCTGACCCATTTTCCGTCCTTGCGGGCGATCTATTTCCTCGACGCCGACAACCGGGTCAGCCCGACGACGCTGGCCTCGTGCCTGGCGCTGCTCGATCCCGACAACGGCGTCGGCTGGATCTACCCGAATGTCGACAAGTTCGGCGCGGAATGGAACGGCAATTACACCGGATCCTATTCCAAGCTGGTGCATTGCCTGTTCGACAATATCTGTGAGGCGGGCAGCCTGGTCTCGCGCGCCGTCTTCGACGCGGGCGTCCGTTATGACGAGGGGATGAAACAGGGCTGCGAGGACTGGGAGTTCTGGCTCCAGTGCCTCGACCATGGCTTCACCGGCCTCAACAATCCGCATTTCGGGTTCGAGTACCGGATGCGCGGCGAGAGCATGGTGAGCGACACCGCCCGCGACATTTCCGGCATCAAGCAATACATGTTCAAGAAACATCCGGGCCTGTTCTCGACCAGCGCCCTGATGACGCTCGAACACCAGGAATCGCCGCGATTCCTGTGCATCTCGCCGCCCACCGATCAAGCCGCGGCCTTCACCGATCCGACCGTCGACCATCCCGTCATGTCCCATGACCTGGCGATCGCCTCGTTGTATCGCGGGCTCTTCGAACCCGACAGCTACGGCACGCCGCAGACGGTGATCTGGCTGCGCAAGGAACTGCTCGACGCGCTCAAGCGGACGAGCCTGGTCTGGACATTGTTCCACAACATCGAGAAAGCGCTGCCGCAGGCCAATTTCCTCTGCTTGCGTTTCGTCTCCTCGCCCGATGAAATCTCCATCGAGTTCAAGGAGATCGGCGAGGCCCACGAGATGCCGCGGCGGGTCCACGGCTGGGCCTGTTCGCAGGCCATTCTCAAGCAATGCGTCACCGATCCGTCGCGTGACTGGGTCGGCTCGCTGTCCGAGCGGCGCCCGTCGCCGACGGTGATCGAGATGACGGTGCGTGTTCCCATCGCCGAGCAGTTCCTGGCGAAATATTTCCTGCCGCTGCCGCTGGCCGTGCTGGCCACCATCGAAGTCGCCGACGATCTCGGTCTGTCGCTGGCCGATCAACCGCGGTGGAGCTGGCGCGAAGCCTATTACCCGACCGTCAAGGAGCGGCCGGCGCTGATCGAGGCGCATCTCGGCGCCGAGAGCCTCTTGCCGATGATCCGTTCGGCCGACCGGCCGCAAGTCGGCATCGCCCTGCCGATCGCCGCTTATGGCGGGGTCGAGCGAGTGGCCTTTGCGGTCGCGAAGGTCCTGAAGGACTGGGGTTGCGACGTCCATCTCTATTGTTTCGGCAAGCCGAATGTGAAGACCTACAAGGGCCAGGCGAGCGTCTTCAAGAGCATCAATTTCTTCAATGAGCCCGGCTACAATCTCTGGGGCGGGTCGCGGCCGTTCATGGGCCATGAGCTGAGGATGGAATGGGACGACGCGGCGCGCGCCAAGAAGGTGCTTGGTTTCCTCGGCTCGCTCGATGTCCTCATCAACTGCCAGGTGGCGCCGCTCAACGCGATCCTGGGCACGATCCGCCGGCGCGGGGTCAAGACCGTCTCCCATGTCCATGTCATCGATCAGACCTATTTCGGCCGCTCGGTCGGCCACCCCTATCTGACGCTCGGCTTCGAACATGCCCATGACATGATCCTGACCTGCTCGCAGGCGCTGAAGGACTGGTTTCACGGGATGGGTGTTCCCGACGAAAAGGTCATCCACATTCCCAATGCCGGCGCCTACACGCCGCCCGACTACAAGGCCCAGTCGGAACTTGCCCGGCGCCGGCGTGCGCTGAAGCCCGATCGGCCGGTCAAGGCGCTGTTTGCCGGCCGGCTCGACGCGCAGAAGGGCGTCGAGCGCCTGCTGGCGCTGGCCAAGGCCGGCCAGGAGCGCGGCCTCGCCATATCCTGGCGCCTGATCGGCTCGGAACTCATCAATGCCAATGGCCGGCAACGCTGGAAAAGCGCCTTCAGCGCGCTCGGCATCGCCGTCGAGGACCCGATCTACGATCCGCAGAAGCTCTGTGACGTCTATCGGGATGCCGACATGCTGATCATGACGTCGCGCTGGGAGGGGGCGCCGCTTGCCATCATCGAGGCCCAGCGCTTCGGCTGCATTCCGGTCGCGACCGATGTCGGCGCGGTGGCCGAACTGATCGACGACGGGGTTGACGGTTTCGTCATCCCCGATGGCCCGGACGAGACGGTGGTCGAGGCATTTCTCGAGCGCGTCGGCGGCCTGGCTGGCGACCCCGGGCGGCTTGCACCGATGGCCGAGCGGGCCATCGCCCGGGCGTCCGAAGCGGAGTGGACGAAGAGTTGTGCGCCGTTCCTGGCGCAGATGGACAAGTGGTTTCCCAAGGCCCGGCCTTAGGGCCGGGCGCGGCAGGCACGGCGGACCCGACCGTCAAGCCTGTCAGCGTGCCGCAAGCTTCGGGTCATCCGCCCGAAAATGCGCGCCTCGCCGACGCCCCGGTGGAGTCCGGCACTTGGAAGCGCCTGGCGCCGAAATCAGCGGTCTTGCTTCAAGCTGCAATTCCGCCGGATCCATATCCGTAGCCGGCTTATTTATCAGGTCGTCATGTGGCTGTCTGACCGGGACCTGATTTTTTTGCGCCGCATCACCTGCGCGGCCAAGCCGAAAACCGGGCCCTCACGGAAATGGTTGGCTCCGCAATGCTGACAAACGTGGAACAGGAATCCCCGGTTGTCCGATCTGACAAATAGCCGGAACACCAACGGGGCGATCGCATGGAAACGCGCAGAAAATTATGCCGTCTTCCGCAGGTGGGATCTTTTTTGGCTTTGATAACCAGGGTGCGGCGCAGCATAATAATACCACCAGACCCTAAGGCAACTCGAGTAGTTATGCCTTTAAAATTGAGCTAATGGGATCCGGAAATTAATATTAAGGCTATAAAATAGGCTTGTTACAGGTAGAGTAGTGATAGATCAGACGTTAATCCCATAATGAAATAGAGAATATTTCATATCAAATAACGAACAATCATGTGTTCTGGCTATTCGTGCTGTTTGTAACGAAATTATGACATCAGAGAAAGTAAAATGGAAAGATAGTCAAAATATTAGGCAATCAAATTGAGCGGATTTGTCGCGTACAGACAATCTAGACTTGGCTCATCCCATATTTGACTAAAGTTGTCGCAGTCTGGACATAATTGATCACAATGACTCCTCTTTACAGTACTGGATGGGTTTGTTAGCCTTTTGTCAGGTACCGAGATCGGTGCGCCCATACCATTTTTTGCATCGCACATAAGGAGTCTGTGCAATGGCGATAGGTACGAGCGGTGACGACGACCTGATAGGCACGCCGGGGGTCGATATCATCAACGGCGGTGAAGGCGACGATACCATTCGCGGTCGTGCGGGGGCTGACACCCTCAACGGCGATGCCGGCGACGACGAGCTTCACGGCGGTTCCGGCCGCGACACGCTTTCGGGTGGTGAAGGCGACGACGAGCTTTATGGGGATGCCGGTCGCGACCTGCTTTCGGGTGGCGCCGGCGACGACGAACTGCATGGCGGCGCTGGCCGCGACACGCTCTCCGGCGGTGCCGGCGATGACTTCCTGTCCGGTGGCTCCGGCGCGGATATCCTGAACGGCGGCAGCGGTGACGACGCCCTCGAAGGCGGCGCCGGCCGGGATCGCTTCGTCTTTGGTGGTCAGTTTGGTGGCGACACGATTCTCGACTTCCAGAACAATGATCGGATCGAGCTGTCGGATCTGACGTCCTATTCGATCTCGCAGGACGGCGAGGACGTCCTGATCACCACCGGCAGCGGGTCCATTCTCGTCAAGGACGCGACCGTGCAGCAGGTGGCGAGCCGGATCGAGGTTGCCTGTCTGGTGCGGGGCACGCTTGTCCGCACTCCCAGCGGCGAGGTCGCGGTCGAAACGATCGCGATCGGCGATGAGGTGATCACCGTCGACGGCGCCGGCGCCAAGGTGAAGTGGATCGGCAAGCGGGCCTATTCGCGCAGCTTCCTCGAAGCCAATGACAAGATTACCCCGGTGCTCATCACGGCCGGCGCGCTCGGCCGGCATGGCCCGGAGCGGGACCTGATGGTCTCCCCGGAGCATGCGGTGCTGATCGACAGCACGCTGGTTCCCGCAGGCCTGCTGGCTGACGGCAATGCCATCCGTCAGGTCCGGGACTTCGACGTGGTCGAGTACTTCCATCTGGAGTTCGACGAGCCGCAGGTCATCATGACCAATGGTGCGGCGACCGAGAGCTTCGTCGACCAGGGCAACCGGCGCATGTTCGCCAACTATGCCGAATATGCCGCGCTCTACGGCGAGCCCGAACCGGCTGCGTCGCGCCTGCGGCGCTTCGAGCTGGTCGACAGCGGTCCCGGACTCCAGCGGATTCGCGAGCGGCTCGCCGCAAATGTCGCTTCGGCGGCGTGAAGTCTATAATTGCTTAATAAACTGATAACGCGAGCTTTCGATTCAAGTAGTAACCAAATCGAAGGCTCGCGTTCATTAATAGGCGGGGAAAAAGTAAATACACGTAAAGATTAATTGCCTTCGATCCTCGAAGTAGTCATGTTTTGATACGCCTTGATATTGGCGATGTATTGCCAATCTTGGCGCAACAATAATGATGGGGGCGTCAGTGCTTGTCTCGCGTGCTAGTCAAAATACTGGGGGAGAGCGGCGCGACCTGCGCATTCCGCGCGGTATCGTCATCGTCCGCTACGCTGCCTCGAAGGGTGGCCGGGCTGCGCCCAGTCTTGTCCTGACGGTGCCGCGCGGCTCCGGCGCGGAGCTGATCGACCTGACCGAACGGGCCGAGCAGACGCTGGCCAAGCCAGGTGCCGCGACCGTCGTGCGGGCCCAGCGCGACACCACGATCTCCCTGGAAGTGGTGCCGAGCCAGATCGGCGGCAGCCTGGACGCCGAAGTTCATATCGAACGGATGACCGCGGCCATCACGCAGCCGGACGACCGCCGGCCGCCGGCGGCGCCCGTCGTCGTTTCGTCGGACGCCATCGCCGATCTTCAGGTCCTGGCTCATGTTTCGCGGCGCGGCGACATTCTGGTCGGCAGCGGTGAATGGATTTGCGGGCCGCAGGTTCCGATGTCGATCGAGGGCATCGAGATCCGCCTGGGCCGTCTGGCTCCCGACCTGGACATCATGGTCTCCGGCTCCGCCAGGAGCAAATTGCCGGTCAACTTTCCGGTGTCGTCGTCGGGCACCTTCATCGGCAGCCGCGGTCGCGCGGCGCCGCTGACGACGCTGACCTTTTCGTTGATCGGCCGAGCCGCTTCGGCCTTTCAGCTGTCAGTCGACGCGCTGTTTCTT
This portion of the Phreatobacter stygius genome encodes:
- a CDS encoding DUF6212 domain-containing protein codes for the protein MTLEHIQERLVAAKAAIIPDIVILEDLPSWESMMLGVAHCLEQFILLQSKLIGQQTRDLLELRRHHDALQESFSGVERYLAERVVPMLEEAFVCEPEQALALGEFKPTSARSKRRQYLPVSTKTLGAVAVHVAEADPAASGHFVAEIFIPELNRSIGSWRIPVAFLQRGWMTLGLQRTFGGLPKSAHLMIWCDGDAGRAKLSLGPVNPLPLYQLSASTGEPTVARSLALRVFIALPGVELKHDELSFLPDEVVGGTRPPPPRLNRQAIPLSQLQSPRLVRPKGAEDQDFDLVRLIEAQGAVLVHPRRDEPTIAFCEHCIPPGAIKIMADIMVDNPAAQTVGFRLGVVGSAPVDRVDMHMVGAEQFASSSLHISDWTFVGPGRQLSITLPLDPPIGPEGASLLLATRMPDQMSADFAWAKFMRLRVELA
- a CDS encoding glycosyltransferase; the encoded protein is MDSLNIPDSMISGTVDALPERRGAGPVIAVVIPVFKHSVFLAEAVQSIQAQQADFPIVTIIVDDGCPFVETAVMGSSLAMAYDNVVYLRKVNGGLSSARNHGIDHALTHFPSLRAIYFLDADNRVSPTTLASCLALLDPDNGVGWIYPNVDKFGAEWNGNYTGSYSKLVHCLFDNICEAGSLVSRAVFDAGVRYDEGMKQGCEDWEFWLQCLDHGFTGLNNPHFGFEYRMRGESMVSDTARDISGIKQYMFKKHPGLFSTSALMTLEHQESPRFLCISPPTDQAAAFTDPTVDHPVMSHDLAIASLYRGLFEPDSYGTPQTVIWLRKELLDALKRTSLVWTLFHNIEKALPQANFLCLRFVSSPDEISIEFKEIGEAHEMPRRVHGWACSQAILKQCVTDPSRDWVGSLSERRPSPTVIEMTVRVPIAEQFLAKYFLPLPLAVLATIEVADDLGLSLADQPRWSWREAYYPTVKERPALIEAHLGAESLLPMIRSADRPQVGIALPIAAYGGVERVAFAVAKVLKDWGCDVHLYCFGKPNVKTYKGQASVFKSINFFNEPGYNLWGGSRPFMGHELRMEWDDAARAKKVLGFLGSLDVLINCQVAPLNAILGTIRRRGVKTVSHVHVIDQTYFGRSVGHPYLTLGFEHAHDMILTCSQALKDWFHGMGVPDEKVIHIPNAGAYTPPDYKAQSELARRRRALKPDRPVKALFAGRLDAQKGVERLLALAKAGQERGLAISWRLIGSELINANGRQRWKSAFSALGIAVEDPIYDPQKLCDVYRDADMLIMTSRWEGAPLAIIEAQRFGCIPVATDVGAVAELIDDGVDGFVIPDGPDETVVEAFLERVGGLAGDPGRLAPMAERAIARASEAEWTKSCAPFLAQMDKWFPKARP
- a CDS encoding Hint domain-containing protein, encoding MAIGTSGDDDLIGTPGVDIINGGEGDDTIRGRAGADTLNGDAGDDELHGGSGRDTLSGGEGDDELYGDAGRDLLSGGAGDDELHGGAGRDTLSGGAGDDFLSGGSGADILNGGSGDDALEGGAGRDRFVFGGQFGGDTILDFQNNDRIELSDLTSYSISQDGEDVLITTGSGSILVKDATVQQVASRIEVACLVRGTLVRTPSGEVAVETIAIGDEVITVDGAGAKVKWIGKRAYSRSFLEANDKITPVLITAGALGRHGPERDLMVSPEHAVLIDSTLVPAGLLADGNAIRQVRDFDVVEYFHLEFDEPQVIMTNGAATESFVDQGNRRMFANYAEYAALYGEPEPAASRLRRFELVDSGPGLQRIRERLAANVASAA